The Penicillium oxalicum strain HP7-1 chromosome VI, whole genome shotgun sequence genome window below encodes:
- a CDS encoding Phospholipid-transporting ATPase DNF1, with protein MAPLQFTSDDNTEGALGVNNDIQEVSSNISKPTKRQRWATTRHAGSGGVKKRVSIIDRFHKRTESRDEKRKSTTPSSAADTASTHVDETQGSGPNRTIYFNTPIPESERDEDGRPIHIYPRNKIRTAKYTALTFVPKNVWLQFHNIANIYFLFVIILNFFPIFGANNPGLNAVPLIVIIVATAIKDAIEDWGRTVSDSQVNNSPVYRLVDWNNVNSTEDSISTWRRIKKASTRGAIATYRWGKKVFTKKKPQVEDSQDELRRPSYLTTAEPRASIYSHRDSMAADAAIPMTAVSPPAAEVREDWPIPNNPETKYLHPDSAARDSLLSPTSLDRKTGSILDKTKVTPGTARFKRDHWKSIQVGDFVRLYNEDPIPADIVILSTSDPDGACYVETKGLDGETNLKVRQALHCGRQVRHARDCEKAEFTIESEAPHPNLYAYNGAIRWDQRDPRYPDAPRKEMVEPITINNMLLRGCSLRSTEWVLGVVVFTGGESKIMLNSGATPAKRAQLAKDLNWNVVYNFIILFIMCLLAGIINGVAWAAPDKSLDFFDLKSYGGTPPVTGIITFWTALILFQNLVPISLYISLEIVRTVQAVFIHSDIYMYYEKLGLYCVPKSWNISDDVGQVEYIFSDKTGTLTQNVMEFKKATINGMAYGEAYTEAQMGMRRREGADVEKEAAEARAQIAADGKKMLEMLRNIHDNPYLKDENLTFVAPNFVADIAGQSGQAQKAAAEHFMLALALCHSVITEHTPGDPPQIEFKAQSPDEAALVSTARDCGFTVLGRAGDDLLVNVMGEERTYTVLNTLEFNSSRKRMSAIIRMPDGTIRLFCKGADSIIYSRLARGKQQELRRQTAEHLEEFAKEGLRTLCVADRLLSEEEYQTWNREHDIAAASITEREEKMEEVASQIEQELMLLGGTAIEDRLQDGVPDTIQLLADAGIKLWVLTGDKVETAINIGFSCNLLNNNMDLIVLNVPEGQREVALQELDKNLRTFGLTGSDEELIAARKDHTPPEPTHAVIVDGETLKMMLDDEFKQKFLLLCKQCKAVLCCRVSPAQKAAVVNMVRHGLNIMGLAIGDGANDVAMIQEADVGVGIAGEEGRQAVMSSDYAIGQFRFLQRLLLVHGRWSYRRLGECIANFFYKNLVWTLALFWYCIFNNFDCSYLFDYTYIILVNLAFTSLPVIFMGIFDQDVDDRVSLAVPQLYMRGIERKEWSQLKFWLYMFDGLFQSVICFFMPYMLYSEGDFATESGRTISDRTRMGVLVATAAVIASNVYIMMNTYRWDWLTCLINLISSLLIFFWTGVYSSFVEAGLFYDAAHEVYGALSFWVVLLATVMIALLPRFLYNSVQKVFFPLDVDIIREQVTLGKFKHLEQYEDYVPPNVGGAAILGDESATSSDLGKAVETPVKHDSTDPNQPTRYFTPSPHTNGHNPRSQNGSNGTNYTESLDQRPLPQSVDYVRRSHDRTRHSFERCRQSFEQSNDFTSAARLSRMESSHTQRSYQDPFQTPDEHPVNMM; from the exons ATGGCCCCTTTGCAATTTACAAGCGACGACAATACCGAGGGTGCCCTTGGCGTGAACAATGACATCCAGGAGGTCAGCAGCAACATCTCAAAACCAACAAAGCGCCAGCGATGGGCGACGACGCGCCATGCCGGCTCCGGCGGGGTGAAAAAGCGAGTCTCAATCATCGACCGGTTTCACAAGCGCACAGAATCGAGGGATGAGAAGCGCAAGTCGACCACACCAAGCAGTGCCGCCGACACTGCGTCCACGCATGTGGACGAGACTCAAGGCTCAGGCCCAAATCGGACCATCTACTTCAACACCCCAATCCCAGAGAGCGAgcgagatgaagatgggcgGCCGATTCATATCTATCCACGCAACAAAATTCGCACCGCGAAGTATACGGCGCTGACATTCGTACCAAAGAATGTTTGGCTACAGTTTCACAACATTGCGAACATATATTTCTTATTCGTGATCATCCTTAAT TTCTTCCCAATCTTTGGTGCCAACAACCCCGGCCTGAACGCCGTTCCCCTGATCGTCATTATTGTTGCAACGGCAATCAAGGACGCTATTGAAGATTGGGGTCGGACGGTTTCCGATAGCCAGGTCAACAATTCTCCGGTCTACCGACTTGTCGATTGGAACAATGTCAATTCCACAGAAGACAGCATTTCCACGTGGCGCCGAATCAAAAAGGCCTCCACGAGGGGTGCAATTGCTACGTATCGTTGGGGGAAGAAGGTTTtcacgaagaagaagccgcAAGTAGAGGATTCCCAGGATGAACTACGCCGGCCCTCTTAtctcaccaccgccgagcCACGGGCCTCGATCTACTCGCACCGTGACTCTATGGCTGCGGACGCTGCTATCCCGATGACTGCCGTCTCTCCCCCCGCAGCGGAAGTGCGAGAAGATTGGCCGATTCCGAATAATCCGGAGACCAAGTATCTTCACCCCGATAGCGCCGCGCGAGACAGTCTCCTTTCGCCCACCTCGCTTGATAGGAAGACCGGAAGTATCTTGGACAAGACAAAGGTGACGCCCGGCACTGCGCGGTTCAAGCGAGACCACTGGAAGAGTATTCAAGTCGGTGACTTTGTTCGTCTCTACAACGAAGATCCAATTCCCGCCGATATCGTCATTCTCTCCACCTCGGACCCGGACGGAGCATGCTATGTGGAGACTAAGGGTCTCGATGGTGAAACAAACTTGAAGGTTCGACAAGCTCTCCATTGTGGCCGACAGGTTCGACACGCGCGGGATTGTGAGAAAGCGGAGTTTACGATTGAGAGCGAAGCACCTCACCCGAATCTATACGCGTACAACGGTGCCATTCGATGGGACCAGCGTGACCCAAGATATCCCGACGCCCCTCGCAAGGAAATGGTTGAGCCCATCACAATCAACAACATGCTCCTTCGTGGTTGCTCCTTACGCAGTACGGAATGGGTTCTTGGAGTCGTCGTTTTCACCGGTGGCGAGAGCAAGATCATGCTGAACTCTGGCGCGACCCCCGCAAAGCGTGCTCAACTCGCCAAGGACTTGAACTGGAACGTTGTCTACaacttcatcatcctcttcatcatgtGCCTTCTTGCAGGTATAATCAACGGTGTCGCATGGGCCGCCCCAGACAAGTCTCTAGACTTTTTTGACTTGAAATCTTACGGCGGAACGCCTCCCGTGACGGGTATCATCACATTCTGGACAgccctcatcctcttccagaaTTTGGTCCCCATCTCGCTTTATATTTCATTGGAAATCGTTCGTACAGTTCAAGCGGTGTTCATTCACAGTGACATCTACATGTACTATGAGAAGCTTGGTCTCTACTGCGTGCCGAAATCATGGAACATTTCCGATGACGTGGGACAGGTGGAATACATTTTTTCGGACAAGACCGGCACCCTGACCCAAAATGTGATGGAATTCAAGAAGGCAACGATCAATGGTATGGCGTACGGCGAGGCATATACCGAGGCTCAAATGGGCATGCGGCGCCGTGAAGGCGCTGATGTTGAGAAGGAAGCCGCAGAGGCTCGCGCCCAGATCGCTGCTGATGGGAAAAAGATGCTGGAAATGTTGCGCAACATTCACGACAACCCATATTTGAAAGATGAGAACCTCACTTTTGTTGCACCAAACTTTGTTGCGGATATCGCCGGCCAGTCTGGCCAGGCCCAAAAGGCTGCTGCGGAGCACTTCATGCTTGCCCTGGCGCTGTGTCACTCTGTCATCACGGAGCACACTCCCGGTGACCCTCCTCAGATTGAATTCAAGGCTCAGTCGCCCGATGAGGCTGCTCTGGTTAGCACTGCTCGGGACTGTGGGTTCACAGTCCTTGGTCGTGCTGGCGACGATCTCTTGGTGAACGTCATGGGTGAGGAACGGACCTACACAGTCCTGAACACACTCGAGTTCAATTCGTCTAGAAAGCGTATGAGTGCCATCATTCGCATGCCGGATGGCACCATTCGTCTTTTCTGCAAGGGAGCCGATAGCATTATCTACTCCCGTCTCGCTCGTGGCAAGCAGCAGGAGCTCCGCCGTCAGACCGCGGAGCATCTTGAGGAGTTTGCCAAAGAGGGTCTTCGCACTCTGTGTGTTGCTGACCGTCTCTTGAGCGAAGAGGAATACCAAACATGGAACCGCGAACACGATATTGCCGCAGCGTCCATCACTGAACGcgaggagaaaatggaagaagtTGCCAGCCAGATTGAGCAAGAGCTCATGTTGCTTGGTGGTACCGCCATCGAAGATCGCCTTCAGGATGGAGTGCCGGATACCATTCAACTGCTTGCAGATGCCGGAATCAAGCTGTGGGTGCTGACCGGTGATAAGGTGGAGACTGCGATCAATATCGGTTTCTCTTGCAATCTTCTGAACAACAACATGGACTTGATCGTTCTCAATGTGCCTGAAGGCCAGCGTGAGGTAGCGCTGCAGGAACTTGACAAAAACTTACGTACATTTGGTCTCACTGGCTCCGATGAAGAGCTTATCGCTGCTCGTAAAGACCACACTCCACCCGAACCGACCCATGCAGTCATCGTCGACGGTGAGACACTCAAGATGATGCTGGATGACGAATTCAAGCAAAAgttcctcctcctttgcaAGCAATGCAAAGCCGTCCTGTGCTGTCGTGTCAGTCCGGCACAAAAAGCCGCCGTGGTCAACATGGTTCGACATGGTCTCAACATCATGGGTCTCGCCATCGGTGACGGGGCCAACGACGTCGCCATGATTCAAGAGGCGGACGTGGGTGTCGGCATTGCTGGTGAGGAAGGTCGACAGGCCGTCATGTCTTCTGATTACGCTATTGGACAATTCCGATTCCTCCAGCGCCTGCTTCTGGTGCACGGCAGATGGTCTTATCGTCGTTTGGGAGAGTGTATTGCGAACTTCTTCTACAAGAATCTGGTCTGGACGCTTGCCCTCTTCTGGTACTGCATCTTCAATAATTTTGACTGCTCGTACCTCTTCGACTACACCTACATTATTCTTGTCAACCTTGCTTTCACCTCTCTTCCGGTCATTTTCATGGGTATTTTCGACCAAGATGTTGATGATCGTGTGTCTCTTGCCGTGCCCCAGCTCTACATGCGAGGCATCGAGCGCAAGGAGTGGTCGCAACTCAAATTCTG GTTGTACATGTTCGATGGATTGTTCCAGTCGGTCATATGTTTCTTTATGCCCTACATGCTATACTCAGAGGGAGACTTTGCCACTGAAAGTGGTCGCACTATCTCTGATCGAACTCGAATGGGCGTCCTCGTTGCTACCGCTGCTGTCATTGCCAGCAATGTCTACATCATGATGAATACCTACCGATGGGATTGGCTCACTTGCctgatcaatttgatcagctcgcttctcatcttcttttggACAGGAGTCTACTCCTCTTTTGTCGAGGCCGGTCTATTCTATGATGCAGCTCATGAGGTCTATGGTGCCCTCAGTTTCTGGGTTGTATTGCTGGCAACCGTTATGATTGCGCTGCTTCCCCGCTTCCTTTACAATTCTGTTCAGAAGGTGTTCTTCCCTCTGGATGTGGACATTATTCGTGAGCAAGTCACGCTTGGCAAATTCAAACATCTTGAACAGTATGAGGACTATGTGCCTCCCAACGTGGGCGGTGCTGCGATTTTGGGAGACGAATCGGCTACTTCCTCGGATCTTGGCAAAGCCGTGGAGACGCCAGTTAAGCACGACTCTACGGATCCTAACCAACCTACCCGTTACTTCACTCCGTCTCCACACACCAATGGCCATAATCCCCGCAGTCAGAACGGTAGCAACGGTACCAATTATACTGAGAGTCTGGATCAACGCCCGCTGCCGCAGTCCGTGGACTATGTTCGGCGTTCCCACGACCGCACCCGCCACTCCTTTGAGAGATGCCGGCAAAGCTTTGAGCAAAGTAATGACTTCACTTCAGCAGCTCGGCTCTCGCGTATGGAATCAAGTCACACCCAGCGGTCCTATCAGGATCCTTTCCAGACTCCTGACGAGCATCCTGTGAACATGATGTGA